From Canis lupus familiaris isolate Mischka breed German Shepherd chromosome 16, alternate assembly UU_Cfam_GSD_1.0, whole genome shotgun sequence, one genomic window encodes:
- the LLCFC1 gene encoding sperm-egg fusion protein LLCFC1 has product MEGKGRKRCWEVLCRAAFLAAILLLLRVKVVKPQKGSLDSNEKSQTEEIPSTDQDEDHLEEHFVASSVGEMWQVVDMAQQEDDKTSDTAALRDHLFDLVFCFNLASIMVFL; this is encoded by the exons ATGGAAGGCAAGGGAAGAAAACGGTGCTGGGAAGTG ctctgCAGGGCAGCATTCCTGGCAGCcatcctgctgctgctgcgggTCAAGGTGGTGAAGCCTCAGAAAGGCAGCCTGGACTCCAACGAGAAGAGTCAGACTGAGGAGATACCCTCTACAG ACCAGGACGAAGATCACCTTGAAGAGCACTTTGTGGCCTCCTCAGTGGGTGAGATGTGGCAGGTTGTGGACATGGCCCAGCAAGAGGATGACAAGACGTCAGACACAGCAGCTCTTCGTGACCACCTATTTGACCTTGTCTTCTGCTTCAATCTGGCCAGCATCATGGTTTTTTTATGA